A single Candidatus Pacearchaeota archaeon DNA region contains:
- the tsaE gene encoding tRNA (adenosine(37)-N6)-threonylcarbamoyltransferase complex ATPase subunit type 1 TsaE: MEYLTENYLETQEVGKGLAEEIKRGSRAVVFGLKGDLGAGKTTFLQGFAKGLGIKEKIISPTFVIMNRFDLKGKFNNFYHLDCYRIEKPKEMESLGFEEIINNPKNIVCIEWPEKIKKLLPEDLISIKFKILDGDKREIIIDYGK, translated from the coding sequence ATGGAATATTTAACAGAAAATTATCTAGAAACCCAAGAGGTGGGAAAAGGCTTAGCAGAGGAAATAAAGAGAGGGTCAAGGGCTGTAGTTTTTGGACTGAAAGGAGATTTAGGAGCTGGTAAAACAACATTTTTACAAGGCTTTGCTAAGGGACTGGGAATTAAAGAAAAGATAATCAGTCCAACTTTTGTTATTATGAATAGGTTTGATCTTAAGGGTAAATTTAATAATTTCTATCATCTTGATTGTTATCGCATAGAGAAACCTAAAGAAATGGAAAGTCTTGGTTTCGAAGAAATAATTAACAATCCTAAAAATATTGTTTGTATTGAGTGGCCAGAGAAAATAAAAAAATTACTTCCTGAAGATTTAATTTCAATTAAATTTAAGATTCTTGATGGAGACAAAAGAGAAATAATAATTGATTATGGAAAATAA
- the mutM gene encoding DNA-formamidopyrimidine glycosylase gives MPELPEVETIVRDLRKEVLHRTFIDIWTDAKGMIKKDTLESFKKKIIGKEIINIRRRAKNILIDLSDDYVLLVHQKIAGHLLFGKWKIEKGVWVSEREGPLLSDPINKYIHVIFLLDNHKQLALSDARKFAKIELWKKEELETSKEFIKLGPEPLEKDFTLLEFKKLFEKKKGKIKQILMDQNFISGIGNIYASEILFRAKIHPEEEIKNLKDEDLKNIYTAMRDILERAIELRGDSFSDFRTLYGEKGEAQNMNKVYQKDGQSCPRCKGMIKRITQGGRGTFFCPKCQIKR, from the coding sequence ATGCCTGAACTTCCAGAAGTAGAAACAATAGTCAGAGATTTAAGAAAAGAGGTCCTCCATAGGACCTTTATTGATATTTGGACCGATGCAAAGGGAATGATCAAGAAAGATACTCTTGAAAGTTTTAAGAAAAAAATAATAGGAAAAGAAATAATCAATATTAGAAGAAGGGCCAAGAATATTTTAATAGATTTATCTGATGATTACGTTCTTTTAGTTCATCAAAAAATTGCAGGACATTTACTTTTTGGAAAATGGAAAATAGAAAAAGGGGTTTGGGTTTCAGAAAGAGAAGGTCCGCTCTTAAGTGATCCTATTAATAAATATATTCATGTTATTTTTTTATTAGACAATCACAAGCAATTGGCTCTATCTGACGCTAGAAAGTTTGCTAAAATTGAGCTATGGAAAAAAGAAGAATTAGAAACATCGAAAGAATTTATCAAATTAGGGCCAGAACCACTAGAAAAAGATTTTACCTTGTTAGAATTTAAAAAATTGTTCGAGAAAAAGAAAGGAAAGATTAAGCAGATTTTAATGGACCAGAACTTTATTTCTGGTATTGGTAATATCTATGCTTCAGAAATTCTTTTTAGGGCCAAGATTCATCCCGAAGAAGAAATTAAGAATTTGAAAGATGAAGATTTGAAAAATATATATACAGCAATGAGAGATATTTTAGAGCGGGCAATTGAATTAAGGGGAGATAGTTTTTCTGACTTTAGAACATTATATGGAGAAAAAGGAGAAGCTCAAAATATGAATAAGGTTTATCAAAAAGATGGTCAGTCTTGTCCAAGATGTAAGGGAATGATAAAAAGAATAACACAGGGGGGAAGAGGAACGTTCTTTTGTCCTAAATGTCAAATAAAAAGATGA
- a CDS encoding HAD-IB family phosphatase, translating into MKKVICFDVNGTLVEENSWELFTQGDKLIEKEIEEIFKGYYSGKKLIDDAWGELVVLLKRIGKSNKDFIHSCWGQSNTFKEGARDIVKYLKEKDYQIYLISCSIDIYLECIVEELKIDGFYAGSHLMFDSSGELNKITSECVKGREYKKEKLKELAEKEHIAIEDVIFVGDGDNDIGVFEMTKHGIAMGNQNEKLLNCSWKKIKSLIEIKDIL; encoded by the coding sequence ATGAAAAAAGTTATTTGTTTTGATGTTAATGGAACATTGGTGGAAGAAAATTCATGGGAGCTTTTTACTCAAGGAGACAAGTTAATTGAAAAAGAAATCGAAGAAATATTTAAAGGATATTATTCTGGCAAAAAATTAATTGATGATGCTTGGGGAGAATTAGTTGTTTTATTAAAAAGAATAGGAAAATCAAATAAAGATTTTATTCATAGCTGTTGGGGACAATCTAACACTTTTAAGGAAGGAGCCAGAGATATTGTTAAATACTTAAAAGAAAAGGATTATCAAATATATCTCATTTCTTGTTCAATTGATATTTATCTTGAATGTATAGTTGAAGAATTAAAAATAGATGGTTTCTATGCTGGTAGCCATTTGATGTTTGATTCTTCAGGAGAATTAAATAAAATTACCAGTGAATGTGTGAAAGGAAGAGAGTATAAAAAAGAAAAATTAAAAGAATTAGCAGAAAAAGAACATATTGCAATTGAAGATGTTATTTTTGTCGGAGATGGGGACAACGATATCGGGGTTTTTGAAATGACCAAGCATGGGATTGCAATGGGGAATCAGAATGAAAAGCTACTTAATTGTTCATGGAAAAAAATTAAGTCGTTAATAGAGATTAAAGATATTTTATAA
- a CDS encoding ATP-binding protein, whose amino-acid sequence MSEKILNFTETKEDELRRVRAALLNILEDTEEARREAVREKNKTMAIIENLTDGIFLLNNKNEVEIISPLVVDFFKKNKEEIIGKNIVDLFDSEELKEFKELLIDSKKGKINKVTKKEISIGQRMNIEVYTIFLEEKQEEGGILIILHDVTRDKLIEKMKTEFVSIAAHQLRTPLSAIKWTLRMVLDGETGDITQEQKDLLEKTYVSNERMISLINDLLNVSRIEEGRFLYKQEMASLEEIISTVIDSSQELLKMKKMKIIFDRPKEILPQVYVDREKMELVVQNLLENAVKYTPEGGEINISLEKKNDEVIFKIKDTGVGIPEAQKERIFTKFFRGDNVIRMETEGSGLGLYTTKNIIDAHKGKIWFDSKEGEGTTFTFTIPVITKS is encoded by the coding sequence ATGTCGGAAAAAATATTAAATTTTACAGAGACTAAAGAAGACGAACTCAGAAGAGTGAGAGCGGCTCTTTTGAATATTTTAGAAGACACTGAAGAGGCTAGAAGGGAGGCGGTTAGAGAGAAGAATAAAACCATGGCAATTATTGAAAATCTTACTGACGGTATTTTTCTTTTAAATAATAAGAATGAAGTAGAAATTATCAGTCCCTTAGTAGTCGATTTTTTTAAAAAAAACAAAGAAGAAATTATAGGGAAAAATATTGTTGATTTATTCGACAGTGAAGAGCTTAAAGAATTTAAGGAATTATTAATAGATTCTAAAAAAGGAAAGATTAATAAGGTTACAAAAAAAGAGATTTCAATTGGCCAAAGGATGAATATTGAAGTTTATACGATCTTTTTAGAAGAAAAACAAGAAGAAGGAGGAATTTTGATTATTCTTCATGACGTGACGAGAGATAAATTAATTGAAAAAATGAAGACAGAATTTGTTTCAATTGCCGCCCATCAATTAAGAACTCCTTTATCAGCGATTAAGTGGACTCTCCGCATGGTATTAGACGGAGAGACAGGGGATATTACTCAGGAACAAAAAGATTTATTGGAAAAGACTTATGTTAGTAACGAGAGAATGATTAGTCTGATTAACGATCTTTTAAATGTATCAAGAATTGAAGAAGGAAGATTTTTATATAAGCAAGAGATGGCTAGTCTTGAAGAAATTATTTCAACCGTTATTGATAGCTCTCAAGAGCTATTAAAGATGAAAAAAATGAAGATAATTTTCGACAGACCTAAAGAAATATTGCCTCAAGTTTATGTTGATAGAGAAAAAATGGAATTAGTTGTCCAAAACCTTTTAGAAAACGCTGTTAAGTATACTCCCGAAGGAGGTGAAATTAATATTTCTTTGGAAAAAAAGAATGACGAAGTTATTTTTAAGATTAAAGATACAGGCGTTGGCATTCCAGAAGCTCAAAAAGAAAGAATATTCACTAAATTTTTTAGAGGAGATAATGTTATTCGAATGGAAACTGAGGGTTCCGGTTTAGGGCTATACACAACAAAGAATATTATAGATGCTCATAAGGGTAAAATTTGGTTTGATTCAAAAGAAGGAGAGGGAACTACTTTCACTTTTACCATTCCAGTCATAACAAAGTCTTGA
- the ruvA gene encoding Holliday junction branch migration protein RuvA, whose product MISHIFGKIIHKDDKKIILDKSGIGFEVFLAPSDLRELNIGEERSVFTFLFLGEKIIELYGFLTPEKLELFKILKGVSGVGPKTAMGLAVAGSLEKLKDSLEKGELPEDVKGVGVKRLQKILLEITGKIKEVKKVSPKKITKDEVFDALTALGFNKQDVADAISQIPEDVKGAKERLREALRLLGK is encoded by the coding sequence ATGATAAGTCACATTTTCGGAAAAATTATACATAAAGACGACAAAAAGATTATTCTTGATAAGTCAGGGATAGGTTTTGAGGTATTTTTAGCCCCTTCAGACCTAAGAGAGCTTAATATTGGTGAAGAAAGGAGTGTTTTTACCTTTCTTTTTTTAGGAGAAAAGATAATTGAGCTGTACGGATTTTTAACACCTGAAAAACTCGAATTATTTAAGATATTAAAAGGTGTTTCTGGAGTTGGACCTAAAACAGCTATGGGTTTAGCGGTGGCTGGTTCTCTTGAGAAATTAAAAGATTCATTAGAGAAAGGAGAATTGCCTGAGGATGTTAAGGGAGTTGGAGTGAAAAGACTACAGAAGATACTTTTGGAAATAACAGGAAAGATAAAAGAAGTAAAAAAGGTTAGTCCTAAGAAAATTACTAAAGATGAAGTATTTGATGCTTTGACAGCTTTAGGTTTTAACAAACAAGATGTAGCTGATGCCATTAGTCAGATTCCTGAAGATGTTAAAGGAGCGAAAGAAAGACTAAGAGAAGCTTTAAGGTTGTTAGGAAAATGA
- a CDS encoding response regulator encodes MFKKILLIEDDKFLRELMNKKLVILGYEVVSAADGESGLIMIKETKPDVVLLDLILPGINGFEVLEKAKKDPEIANIPVVILSNLGQGEDIEKGLALGAKDFLVKAHFTPQEIVNKLKSILG; translated from the coding sequence ATGTTTAAGAAGATATTATTAATCGAAGATGATAAGTTTTTGAGAGAATTAATGAATAAAAAACTCGTTATTTTGGGTTATGAGGTTGTTTCTGCCGCAGATGGAGAGTCAGGACTTATCATGATTAAGGAAACAAAACCAGATGTGGTTTTATTGGATTTAATTTTACCAGGAATTAATGGATTTGAAGTTTTAGAGAAAGCTAAAAAAGATCCAGAAATCGCTAATATTCCAGTTGTTATTCTTTCTAATTTAGGACAAGGAGAAGATATCGAAAAAGGATTAGCCTTGGGAGCAAAAGACTTTTTAGTCAAAGCTCACTTTACTCCCCAAGAAATAGTTAATAAATTAAAAAGTATTTTAGGATAA
- the rpsT gene encoding 30S ribosomal protein S20 — MPVTKTTKRRPAQIERRRVVNSKRILEMRKLIKEANALLVANDAAGAEKLLPKIYKALDKAAKRGVIKKNTASRKKSRMMKKISKSIKK; from the coding sequence ATGCCAGTTACAAAAACAACCAAAAGACGTCCTGCTCAGATCGAAAGACGCAGAGTCGTTAATTCAAAGAGAATTTTAGAAATGAGAAAGCTTATCAAAGAAGCTAATGCTTTATTAGTTGCAAATGACGCAGCTGGAGCAGAAAAACTACTTCCAAAAATTTATAAAGCTCTTGACAAGGCAGCTAAAAGAGGGGTGATAAAGAAAAACACTGCTTCGAGAAAAAAATCAAGAATGATGAAAAAGATAAGCAAATCTATCAAAAAATAA
- a CDS encoding 5'-3' exonuclease H3TH domain-containing protein, which translates to MENKENFVIIDSNSVIHRAFHALPPLKNKNGEVVNAVYGFLLVLFKLLKELKPKYFVACFDLPEPTFRKKAFEEYKAHRKKAPDELYNQIPMVKKVLKAFNVPIFEMAGYEGDDLIGTLTNSLTKGKEDGVKNIVVSGDLDNLQLINENTFVYFLNKGVKNGLIYDKKMISEKFEGLTPEQLIDYKGLRGDVSDNIPGVKGIGEKTALKLIKEFGSIENLYVNIEKKNLPKSVKEKLISGKEKAFLSRELSEIKKDVPIEVNMKNCEWGGYNEEEIVSMLKDFGFNSLIKNISTEEEKTVGQNLKLW; encoded by the coding sequence ATGGAAAATAAAGAAAACTTTGTCATTATCGATAGTAACTCAGTAATTCATCGAGCATTTCATGCTTTGCCTCCTCTGAAAAACAAAAATGGGGAAGTGGTGAATGCTGTATACGGGTTTCTTTTGGTTTTATTTAAATTGCTCAAAGAATTGAAACCTAAATATTTTGTGGCTTGTTTTGATCTACCCGAACCGACCTTCAGGAAGAAAGCCTTTGAAGAATACAAGGCTCATCGAAAAAAAGCTCCAGATGAATTGTACAATCAGATTCCAATGGTTAAAAAAGTTTTAAAAGCTTTTAATGTCCCTATTTTTGAGATGGCTGGGTATGAAGGAGATGATTTGATCGGAACATTAACTAATTCTTTAACTAAAGGAAAAGAGGATGGTGTTAAAAATATTGTTGTTTCTGGAGACTTAGACAATCTTCAATTAATCAATGAAAATACTTTTGTTTATTTTTTAAATAAAGGGGTTAAAAACGGATTGATATACGATAAGAAGATGATAAGTGAGAAATTTGAAGGATTAACTCCGGAACAATTGATTGATTATAAAGGTTTGAGGGGTGATGTTTCTGATAATATTCCTGGGGTCAAGGGAATAGGAGAAAAGACGGCTTTGAAACTTATTAAAGAATTTGGAAGTATCGAAAATTTATATGTTAATATAGAAAAAAAGAACCTACCTAAGAGTGTTAAAGAAAAGCTTATCTCAGGTAAAGAAAAGGCTTTTTTGAGCAGGGAATTGTCAGAGATAAAAAAAGATGTGCCAATTGAAGTTAATATGAAAAATTGTGAATGGGGAGGATATAATGAAGAAGAAATTGTTTCTATGCTCAAAGATTTCGGATTTAATAGTTTAATTAAAAATATATCCACGGAAGAAGAAAAAACTGTTGGTCAAAATTTGAAGTTATGGTAA
- the fbp gene encoding fructose-1,6-bisphosphate aldolase/phosphatase produces the protein MEKGDKITVTAIKADIGSIGGHIKPSERVLNAVKQYIEQNHKGMLIDFRITYTGDDIAILCTHNRGENNDEIHHLAWDAFKAGTEVAKDQGLYGAGQDLLKDAFSGNVKGLGPAVCEMEFEERPNEPILFFAADKTDPGAYNLPLYLAFTDPMYCSGLILSPNMAKGFRFDIMDVSYTEADRIISLNAPEEVYDIAALLRDPERFVIEKIVSRENGEKAVAVSTTRLRNIAGKYTGKDDPIHLVRTQGVFPATGEILSPYPIGPYVAGFMRGSHTGPLMPVKQNCPTSFFDGPPLVSCAAYCVHHGKFTEAVDAFDHPFWDHVRDNISKKALEIRKQGFFGNAMLPYSELEYGGIVSKMEKLEKRFEIRNK, from the coding sequence ATGGAAAAAGGAGACAAAATCACGGTTACTGCCATTAAAGCCGACATCGGCAGCATTGGCGGACATATCAAACCTAGCGAAAGAGTTCTTAACGCTGTAAAGCAATATATTGAACAGAATCACAAAGGAATGCTTATTGATTTCAGAATAACTTATACTGGAGACGATATTGCTATTCTTTGTACTCATAATAGAGGGGAAAATAATGATGAAATTCATCATTTAGCTTGGGATGCATTTAAGGCTGGAACTGAAGTCGCTAAAGACCAAGGATTATACGGTGCTGGCCAAGATTTATTAAAAGATGCTTTCTCGGGAAACGTAAAAGGACTCGGACCAGCTGTTTGTGAAATGGAATTTGAGGAAAGACCCAATGAACCAATTCTTTTCTTCGCCGCTGATAAAACTGACCCAGGAGCCTATAATCTTCCTCTTTATTTAGCCTTCACTGACCCAATGTATTGTTCAGGATTAATTCTTTCTCCTAATATGGCTAAAGGATTCCGTTTTGATATTATGGATGTTTCATATACTGAAGCCGATAGGATAATATCTCTAAACGCTCCTGAAGAAGTTTACGACATCGCTGCTTTACTAAGAGATCCAGAAAGATTTGTTATTGAAAAAATAGTTTCTAGAGAAAACGGCGAAAAAGCAGTTGCAGTTTCTACAACTAGACTAAGAAATATTGCTGGAAAATATACTGGCAAAGATGATCCGATTCATTTAGTTAGAACTCAAGGAGTTTTTCCTGCAACAGGAGAAATCCTTTCTCCTTATCCCATCGGACCATACGTTGCTGGCTTTATGCGTGGTAGTCACACTGGACCATTAATGCCAGTTAAACAAAACTGTCCAACTTCTTTCTTCGATGGTCCTCCCTTAGTTTCTTGTGCTGCCTACTGTGTTCACCATGGAAAATTTACTGAAGCAGTTGATGCTTTCGATCACCCATTCTGGGACCATGTCAGAGATAATATTTCTAAAAAAGCTTTAGAAATAAGAAAACAAGGATTCTTTGGGAATGCTATGCTCCCCTATAGCGAACTAGAATATGGCGGAATAGTAAGCAAAATGGAAAAGCTAGAAAAGAGATTTGAAATCAGAAATAAATAG
- a CDS encoding GspE/PulE family protein — protein METITEKIEIENELEAEFEKDILGVPTLKSKIEAAALKDVSFLLKILMSGAIILDSSDMHIEAIENGSILRIRIDGILQEVTSFDVQRHQRIVSRIKLLSGLKLNVEDKPQDGRFSIIVNKGEIAEEIEVRVSTLPTEYGETIVMRVLNPKNLISLEDLGLRKDIYQIFTEQAQKPNGMIIVTGPTGSGKTTTLYAFLKKLSNPEIKVVTIEDPIEYHLDGISQTQVNPKKGYDFAAGLKSIVRQDPDAILVGEIRDLETASIALQAALTGHLVLSTLHTNDAAGTIARLQALGEKAVNIAPAINVAIAQRLVRKVCPKCGGLETISPELFEEIKKDLENMPQGSDMPELKPDMKIAKIKGCEYCNFTGYKGRVGIFEALSIDDEIQDFILTSPSTSALEKIAIKKGMTTMKQDGLIKILKGVTTIEEVKRVVG, from the coding sequence ATGGAAACAATAACGGAAAAAATAGAAATAGAGAATGAATTGGAAGCTGAGTTTGAAAAGGACATTTTAGGTGTCCCAACTTTAAAAAGCAAAATTGAAGCAGCTGCCTTAAAAGACGTTTCTTTCCTTCTTAAAATTTTAATGTCTGGAGCGATTATCCTTGATAGCTCAGACATGCATATTGAAGCAATTGAAAATGGATCAATTTTAAGAATAAGAATTGACGGAATATTACAAGAAGTTACCTCTTTTGATGTCCAGAGACACCAAAGAATTGTTTCTAGAATTAAACTTCTTTCGGGACTAAAATTAAACGTTGAAGACAAACCACAAGACGGAAGATTCTCTATTATTGTAAATAAAGGAGAAATTGCTGAAGAAATAGAAGTTAGAGTTTCTACCTTACCCACTGAATACGGAGAAACTATCGTTATGAGGGTTTTGAATCCTAAAAATTTAATAAGCTTGGAAGACTTGGGATTAAGAAAAGATATCTACCAAATATTTACCGAGCAAGCACAAAAACCAAATGGAATGATTATCGTCACCGGTCCTACTGGTTCTGGTAAAACAACGACTCTCTACGCTTTCTTGAAAAAATTGAGTAACCCAGAAATTAAAGTTGTAACCATTGAGGATCCAATCGAGTATCATTTAGACGGAATTTCTCAAACCCAAGTTAACCCAAAAAAGGGATATGATTTTGCCGCTGGACTAAAATCAATCGTTAGGCAAGATCCTGACGCTATACTAGTTGGAGAAATCAGAGATTTAGAAACTGCTTCAATAGCATTACAGGCTGCTTTAACTGGTCACCTAGTTTTGTCTACCCTTCACACCAATGACGCCGCTGGGACTATTGCTAGACTACAAGCTTTAGGAGAAAAAGCAGTTAATATTGCTCCTGCAATCAACGTTGCTATTGCTCAAAGGCTAGTAAGAAAAGTTTGCCCCAAATGTGGAGGACTAGAAACAATCTCGCCTGAGTTATTTGAAGAAATAAAAAAAGACCTTGAGAATATGCCTCAAGGATCTGATATGCCAGAATTAAAACCCGACATGAAAATAGCAAAAATAAAAGGTTGTGAATATTGTAATTTTACTGGATACAAAGGAAGAGTTGGAATTTTTGAAGCTCTATCAATTGATGATGAAATTCAAGACTTCATTTTAACTTCCCCATCAACTTCAGCCCTAGAAAAAATAGCCATTAAAAAAGGGATGACTACGATGAAGCAAGATGGACTAATAAAAATTCTAAAAGGAGTAACAACTATAGAAGAAGTTAAAAGGGTTGTTGGATAA
- a CDS encoding YebC/PmpR family DNA-binding transcriptional regulator, with translation MSGHSHFHNIKIKKGAEDAKRSKIFSKLSKEISVAAKDGGSDTTFNAKLRSVVEKAKAMNMPADSIDKAVKKGSGELEGFTYEEFLLEAYGPGGSAVIIEGITDNKNRSFGELKLIINQKGGKTVNEGGIKWMFEKKGVISIDSTNKNKEDLELTAIEAGAEDIEWQENTLYLYVKSEELEKTKKSLEEKGLKLESAALEWVPNENMTVDDATREKFEKFFESLDEHDDVQNIYTNI, from the coding sequence ATGAGCGGTCATTCCCATTTTCATAATATTAAAATCAAAAAAGGCGCTGAAGATGCCAAGAGAAGCAAAATATTTTCTAAACTTTCTAAAGAAATCTCTGTTGCAGCTAAAGATGGTGGTTCGGACACAACTTTTAATGCAAAGTTAAGGTCGGTTGTAGAAAAAGCTAAAGCAATGAATATGCCGGCTGACAGTATCGATAAAGCAGTTAAAAAAGGCTCAGGAGAATTAGAAGGTTTTACATATGAGGAATTCTTATTAGAAGCCTACGGACCAGGAGGTTCAGCTGTAATAATTGAAGGAATTACTGATAATAAAAACAGGTCGTTTGGAGAATTGAAACTTATTATCAATCAAAAAGGAGGAAAGACAGTAAACGAGGGAGGAATTAAATGGATGTTTGAAAAGAAAGGAGTTATTTCTATTGACTCAACCAATAAAAATAAAGAAGATTTAGAGTTAACGGCTATTGAAGCTGGAGCTGAAGATATTGAATGGCAAGAAAATACTCTCTACCTCTACGTCAAATCTGAAGAATTAGAAAAAACAAAAAAATCCCTAGAAGAAAAAGGACTAAAATTAGAATCAGCTGCTTTAGAATGGGTTCCTAATGAAAATATGACTGTTGATGATGCTACTAGAGAAAAATTCGAAAAATTCTTTGAATCTCTAGACGAACATGACGACGTACAAAACATATATACTAATATATGA
- the holA gene encoding DNA polymerase III subunit delta, producing the protein MIILLYGEDTYRQKKKLGEIMEEHKQKHKSGLNLRYLEGKSISFDDLRNEVLGISMFKEKKLVVVLDPFSNPKLKEDLLEKGEAFVSSDNVLLLVEQSKILAKDKLLAFLDKNGKTQEFELLTGVKLKNWIQKEIEAKGGIIDDSALEKLIEYVGSDLWRMENEITKLISYSKSILEKNIDLLVHPSHETNIFDTVDAIAAKNKRKAINLIKSHIEKGESAIYILAMIASQIRNIISVKGGGTGQLGMHPFVFRKTTFQAKNFSLEELKNMYARITQLDSEIKVGKIDQSIALDVLISEI; encoded by the coding sequence ATGATAATATTATTATACGGAGAAGATACATATAGGCAGAAAAAGAAACTAGGAGAGATAATGGAAGAACACAAACAGAAACACAAAAGTGGGCTTAATTTAAGATATCTTGAGGGAAAGAGCATCTCTTTTGATGATTTAAGAAATGAGGTGTTGGGCATTTCCATGTTTAAAGAAAAAAAGTTGGTAGTAGTTTTGGATCCATTTTCTAATCCTAAATTAAAAGAAGACCTATTAGAAAAAGGAGAAGCTTTTGTTTCTTCGGATAATGTTTTACTTTTAGTCGAACAATCAAAAATATTAGCGAAAGACAAGCTTTTGGCTTTTTTAGACAAAAATGGTAAAACTCAAGAGTTCGAATTATTAACTGGGGTAAAATTAAAAAATTGGATTCAAAAAGAAATTGAAGCAAAAGGAGGGATTATAGATGATTCTGCTTTAGAAAAATTAATTGAATATGTTGGTTCTGACTTATGGAGGATGGAAAATGAAATTACAAAATTAATTAGTTATTCGAAAAGCATTTTAGAAAAAAATATAGACTTATTAGTTCATCCGAGTCACGAAACTAATATATTTGATACGGTTGATGCTATTGCGGCAAAGAACAAAAGAAAAGCAATTAATTTAATTAAGAGCCATATTGAAAAGGGTGAATCAGCTATATATATCTTAGCGATGATCGCTTCACAAATAAGAAATATTATTTCAGTTAAAGGAGGTGGAACAGGACAGCTAGGAATGCACCCTTTTGTTTTTAGAAAGACGACTTTTCAAGCTAAGAATTTTAGTTTAGAAGAATTGAAAAACATGTACGCAAGAATAACCCAATTAGATTCAGAAATAAAGGTTGGTAAAATTGATCAAAGCATCGCATTAGATGTTTTAATTTCAGAAATATGA
- the ruvB gene encoding Holliday junction branch migration DNA helicase RuvB has translation MSVKSFSPQLNPDEEIIENTLRPKKWADYIGQERIKKNVKVMIDAAKKRNESPDHILFYGPAGLGKTTLAHLVAKESNANIRVTSGPVIEKAGDLVALLTSLNEGDFLFIDEIHRLNHFVEEYLYSAMEDFKLNLILGKGPMAKNIDIDLPRFTLIGATTRLDLISSPLRSRFGATFQLNFYELNEIEEIIKRSSNILNVEIEIDAIKEISKRSRCTPRIANKFLKRVRDFAEIEGQGKITKDISDKALDFLEIDKMGLEPGDRKILEAIIKKFNGGPAGLQALSAATSEEKNSILDIYEPYLIQSGLIKRTSQGRLATKLAYEHLNLPIPKAQEKLI, from the coding sequence ATGTCTGTCAAGAGCTTTTCCCCACAACTTAATCCTGACGAAGAAATCATTGAAAACACCCTAAGACCTAAAAAATGGGCTGATTATATTGGACAAGAAAGAATTAAAAAGAATGTTAAGGTCATGATTGATGCGGCAAAAAAAAGAAATGAATCTCCAGACCATATTTTGTTTTACGGACCCGCTGGATTAGGCAAAACCACTCTTGCTCATCTGGTCGCAAAAGAATCTAACGCCAATATTCGTGTTACCTCGGGTCCAGTTATTGAAAAAGCTGGCGATCTTGTTGCCCTCTTAACTAGTTTAAATGAAGGTGATTTTCTTTTCATCGACGAAATTCATCGCCTAAATCATTTTGTCGAAGAATATCTTTATTCGGCTATGGAAGATTTTAAGCTTAACTTAATTTTAGGGAAAGGACCAATGGCAAAAAATATTGATATCGACCTTCCTCGCTTTACCCTAATCGGAGCAACGACTAGACTCGATTTAATCTCTTCTCCATTAAGAAGCAGGTTCGGAGCGACATTTCAATTAAACTTTTACGAATTAAATGAAATTGAAGAAATTATTAAAAGGTCTTCCAATATATTAAATGTAGAAATAGAAATAGACGCAATTAAAGAAATATCTAAAAGATCTCGATGTACTCCGAGAATCGCTAATAAATTTTTAAAGAGAGTGAGAGACTTTGCAGAAATAGAAGGGCAAGGAAAAATAACTAAAGACATCTCCGATAAAGCTTTAGACTTTTTAGAAATTGACAAAATGGGTCTTGAACCAGGAGATAGAAAAATACTTGAAGCTATTATTAAAAAATTCAACGGCGGACCAGCTGGATTACAAGCTCTTTCTGCTGCAACATCAGAAGAAAAAAATTCCATTTTAGATATTTACGAACCATACTTAATTCAATCGGGTTTAATAAAAAGAACTTCTCAAGGAAGACTAGCTACAAAACTAGCATATGAGCATTTAAATCTTCCTATTCCTAAAGCTCAAGAAAAATTGATTTAA